A window of Natrinema versiforme contains these coding sequences:
- a CDS encoding J domain-containing protein gives MAVVGERRAGCDGCGRTVGLEDLTTVTMPDGEQVVCCPECEPHARAAARKGDSLDQRRDTCDGCTEPCLTAELEDIVLDDGTVLSCCPSCVAEAPGHGGSDAADADATGADAARTAGSETAAESGERDGGETGSPETDGDRNRCSQCREPVAAERFRVTTIDERTERLCPDCKADAEEKGIITDVAMRKQRAREVLGVDAEASDEAIREAFHSQVKRAHPDRQSGSQSAFKLVTEAYERLRADD, from the coding sequence ATGGCTGTAGTCGGCGAACGTCGGGCCGGCTGTGACGGGTGCGGCCGAACGGTCGGGCTCGAGGACTTGACGACGGTGACGATGCCGGACGGCGAGCAGGTCGTCTGCTGTCCGGAGTGTGAGCCCCACGCCAGAGCGGCCGCGCGGAAAGGCGACTCGCTCGATCAGCGTCGGGACACCTGTGACGGCTGTACCGAACCCTGTCTCACGGCCGAGCTCGAGGACATCGTGCTCGATGACGGAACGGTCCTGTCGTGCTGTCCGTCCTGTGTAGCCGAAGCACCGGGACACGGCGGCTCGGACGCTGCCGACGCGGACGCGACCGGCGCGGACGCCGCTCGGACCGCCGGATCGGAGACGGCAGCCGAATCCGGCGAGAGGGACGGCGGTGAAACCGGCTCCCCGGAAACGGACGGGGACCGAAACCGCTGTAGCCAGTGTCGAGAACCGGTCGCCGCGGAACGCTTTCGGGTCACGACGATCGACGAGCGAACCGAGCGGCTGTGTCCCGACTGCAAAGCCGACGCCGAGGAGAAGGGGATCATCACCGACGTCGCCATGCGAAAACAGCGTGCCCGCGAGGTGCTCGGTGTCGACGCGGAGGCGAGCGACGAGGCGATCCGCGAGGCGTTTCATTCGCAGGTCAAGCGCGCCCATCCTGACCGACAGAGCGGCAGTCAGTCGGCGTTCAAACTCGTCACCGAAGCCTACGAGCGGCTCCGAGCCGACGACTGA
- the tpiA gene encoding triose-phosphate isomerase, whose amino-acid sequence MFVLVNLKTYPCDPIEVAEAVRDVNERTDARLAVAPQAAHLERVAETGAETWAQHVDAIEHGSNTGHALAESVADAGAVGTLINHSERRLKLADIDGAVRAAERADLETVVCANNPAQIGAAAALGPDAVAVEPPELIGTGTPVSQADPDVVEDAVEAAANVDSEVSVLCGAGISTGDDVVAAGDLGAEGVLLASGVAKADDPSAALEDLVEPL is encoded by the coding sequence ATGTTCGTCCTGGTTAATCTGAAGACGTATCCGTGTGATCCGATCGAAGTCGCGGAAGCCGTCCGCGATGTGAACGAGCGTACCGACGCCCGGCTTGCCGTCGCGCCGCAGGCGGCCCATCTCGAGCGGGTCGCCGAGACGGGCGCGGAGACGTGGGCCCAACACGTCGATGCGATCGAGCACGGGAGCAACACCGGCCACGCGCTCGCCGAGAGCGTCGCCGACGCGGGCGCGGTCGGCACGCTGATCAACCACTCCGAGCGACGGCTGAAACTGGCCGATATCGACGGCGCGGTCCGGGCGGCCGAGCGCGCGGACCTCGAGACGGTCGTCTGTGCGAACAACCCGGCCCAGATCGGCGCGGCCGCGGCGCTCGGCCCGGACGCCGTCGCCGTCGAGCCGCCGGAACTCATCGGCACGGGAACGCCGGTCAGTCAGGCCGACCCCGACGTCGTCGAAGACGCCGTCGAGGCCGCGGCGAACGTCGATTCCGAGGTCTCGGTCCTCTGTGGTGCGGGCATCAGTACGGGCGACGACGTCGTCGCCGCGGGCGATCTCGGCGCCGAAGGCGTCCTGCTCGCCAGCGGCGTCGCGAAAGCCGACGATCCGAGCGCGGCCCTCGAGGACCTCGTCGAACCGCTCTGA
- a CDS encoding CDP-alcohol phosphatidyltransferase family protein, which translates to MTLDKFRPYVSRFLDPFVKGFDRVGMTPNGVSVVAFGMAILAAVAFALGGLEDPVWYAVAAALVFLNGWLDIVDGALAREQEVASAGGDLLDHVLDRYADIVVIAGLAAGLEDYLLGFAAVTGVVMTSYLGTQAQAVGLDRVYGGLVGRADRLAIIGIAGFLAYPLAGTTLAGFTLVGWLLVFLAVVGHLTALQRFYYSWAALE; encoded by the coding sequence ATGACCCTCGACAAGTTCCGTCCGTACGTCTCGCGGTTTCTCGACCCGTTCGTCAAGGGCTTCGACCGCGTCGGGATGACGCCCAACGGGGTGAGCGTAGTCGCGTTCGGCATGGCGATCCTGGCCGCGGTCGCGTTCGCCCTCGGCGGGCTCGAGGACCCGGTCTGGTACGCCGTGGCGGCGGCGCTCGTGTTCCTGAACGGCTGGCTGGACATCGTCGACGGCGCGCTCGCGCGCGAACAGGAGGTCGCCTCGGCCGGCGGCGATCTGCTGGACCACGTCCTCGACAGGTACGCGGACATCGTCGTCATCGCCGGATTGGCCGCGGGACTCGAGGACTACCTGCTCGGCTTCGCCGCCGTGACCGGCGTCGTGATGACCTCGTATCTAGGGACGCAGGCCCAAGCCGTCGGGCTCGACCGGGTCTACGGCGGCCTCGTCGGTCGCGCAGACCGACTGGCGATCATCGGTATCGCCGGCTTCCTCGCGTACCCGCTGGCGGGGACGACGCTGGCCGGGTTCACGCTCGTCGGCTGGCTGCTTGTCTTCCTCGCGGTCGTGGGCCACCTGACCGCGCTCCAGCGGTTCTACTACTCGTGGGCCGCCCTCGAGTAA
- a CDS encoding Lrp/AsnC family transcriptional regulator, translated as MENLDATDQEILSLLQTNVYEITNEEIGERVGVSSTTVSDRISKLEERGVIESYETVLDYEAAGIHHHFLLFCTVPLADREQMAAETLEKHGVITVREILAGKENLHVEIIGESTTEIAAIIESLERSGIDVNRSEVLKQEYSRPFNGFGPKKSAP; from the coding sequence ATGGAGAATTTGGACGCAACCGATCAGGAAATACTCTCTCTGTTACAGACGAACGTATACGAGATCACGAACGAAGAGATCGGAGAGCGGGTCGGCGTCTCGTCGACGACGGTAAGCGACCGGATCTCCAAACTCGAGGAGCGCGGCGTTATCGAGAGCTACGAGACGGTCCTCGATTACGAGGCGGCGGGCATTCATCATCACTTCCTCCTCTTCTGTACGGTTCCGCTCGCAGATCGGGAACAAATGGCGGCCGAAACGCTGGAGAAACACGGCGTCATCACCGTTCGAGAGATTCTGGCCGGCAAGGAGAACCTCCACGTCGAAATCATCGGCGAGTCGACGACCGAAATCGCAGCGATCATCGAATCCCTCGAGCGGAGCGGCATCGACGTGAATCGGTCCGAGGTGCTCAAACAGGAGTACAGTCGCCCGTTCAACGGGTTCGGACCGAAAAAGAGTGCGCCGTGA
- a CDS encoding multiprotein bridging factor aMBF1, translating to MVQCEMCGAETSSPKTIKVEGAKLDVCSDCTDFGTEVKDTSSSSSSTKYSTSSSSSSSGGGGQSSGSSASSSSSGGSSQRRSDMFDDMDELATDYDDRVRNARENKGLSQSDLANELNEKASLIRKIERGDTLPSDKVQSELEDFLEISLSAQGGSAEDSEWSGGSSTGSYTLGDVVKRKD from the coding sequence ATGGTTCAGTGCGAGATGTGTGGGGCCGAGACGTCGTCCCCGAAAACCATCAAAGTCGAGGGCGCGAAGCTAGACGTGTGTTCGGACTGCACGGACTTCGGCACTGAAGTCAAAGACACCTCGAGTTCGAGTTCGTCGACGAAGTACTCGACCAGCTCGAGTTCGTCCTCCTCGGGCGGGGGTGGCCAGTCGTCCGGTTCGAGCGCGAGTTCGTCCTCCTCGGGCGGCTCGAGCCAGCGCCGCTCGGACATGTTCGACGACATGGACGAGCTCGCGACCGATTACGACGATCGCGTCCGCAACGCTCGCGAGAACAAGGGGCTGAGCCAGTCCGATCTCGCGAACGAACTCAACGAGAAGGCGAGCCTGATTCGCAAGATCGAACGCGGCGACACGCTGCCGAGCGACAAGGTCCAGTCCGAACTCGAGGACTTCCTCGAGATCTCCCTGAGCGCACAGGGCGGGTCGGCGGAGGACTCGGAGTGGTCCGGCGGCTCCTCGACGGGAAGCTACACGCTGGGCGATGTCGTCAAGCGAAAGGACTGA
- a CDS encoding MFS transporter, with product MSRTRLFASLCGLVFLLNLARIIFAPLLDVFIGEFGIGEATAGLIVTLVWVGTASPRLPTGWLLTRVPRHHVVIGSGSVLAISAVLAANARTVRHLLIGAFLMGIASGVYFVAANPLLSELFPSRVGRAMGIHGAASQIGAVAAAPFIALTLLVDWRLALWTIAVGAVLLTVAAWVTARRTELPSAGEADREFVAGALSEWKLIVTALAIVGATSFVWQGLFNFYELYMQSKGLSSGAAGTLLTIVFAAGVPAFFFSGDLADRFPHVPYLLGIVGTFAATLLLLTAVEGFLALAVLSAAVGIVIHALFPATDAYLLDTLPDSTRSSAYAVFSSAWMLAQALGSSALGLVIERGYTYDGVFAGAAIFLGVAVVGLVALERTGRLPS from the coding sequence GTGTCCCGGACCCGACTCTTCGCGTCCCTGTGCGGTCTCGTCTTTCTCCTCAACCTCGCCAGAATCATCTTCGCTCCGCTGCTGGACGTCTTCATCGGCGAGTTCGGAATCGGCGAGGCGACGGCGGGGCTCATCGTGACCCTCGTGTGGGTCGGGACTGCCTCCCCGCGACTGCCCACCGGCTGGCTGCTGACGAGAGTTCCGAGACACCACGTCGTGATCGGTTCCGGATCGGTTCTCGCGATCTCCGCGGTGCTCGCCGCGAACGCGAGGACCGTTCGACACCTGCTGATCGGGGCCTTCCTCATGGGCATCGCCTCCGGCGTCTACTTCGTCGCGGCGAACCCGCTGCTAAGCGAACTGTTCCCGTCGCGGGTCGGCCGCGCGATGGGGATCCACGGCGCCGCCAGCCAGATCGGTGCGGTGGCCGCCGCCCCGTTCATCGCGCTTACGCTGCTGGTCGACTGGCGGCTCGCGCTGTGGACGATCGCCGTCGGGGCGGTGCTGTTGACGGTCGCAGCGTGGGTCACCGCGCGACGGACCGAGTTGCCGTCGGCGGGCGAGGCCGACCGCGAGTTCGTCGCCGGCGCGCTCTCGGAGTGGAAACTCATCGTGACGGCGCTGGCGATCGTCGGCGCGACCTCGTTCGTCTGGCAGGGGCTGTTCAACTTCTACGAACTGTACATGCAGTCGAAGGGGCTCTCGAGCGGTGCGGCGGGCACGCTGCTCACGATCGTCTTCGCCGCCGGCGTCCCCGCGTTCTTCTTCAGCGGCGATCTGGCCGACCGGTTTCCCCACGTGCCGTATCTGCTCGGCATCGTCGGGACGTTCGCCGCGACGCTGCTCCTGTTGACGGCCGTCGAGGGATTCCTCGCGCTGGCCGTCCTCAGCGCGGCTGTCGGGATCGTTATCCATGCGCTGTTCCCGGCCACGGACGCGTACCTCCTCGATACGCTCCCGGACTCGACGCGGAGCAGCGCCTACGCCGTGTTCAGCTCCGCCTGGATGCTCGCACAAGCGCTGGGCTCGTCCGCCCTCGGGCTGGTCATCGAGCGGGGGTACACCTACGATGGGGTATTCGCCGGCGCTGCGATCTTCCTCGGGGTCGCGGTCGTCGGGCTCGTGGCCCTCGAGCGGACCGGACGGCTCCCGAGTTGA
- a CDS encoding HalOD1 output domain-containing protein: MERLSNSPPSMAVLRKVSVEKGVDSTDLAPLYDSVEPDALDALFDHGFDGELSFSYEGFRVTVSGPDDVNVTSEKRR, from the coding sequence ATGGAACGCCTGTCAAATTCACCCCCGAGTATGGCTGTCCTCCGGAAAGTCAGCGTGGAGAAAGGCGTCGACAGCACCGACCTCGCGCCGCTCTATGACTCGGTCGAGCCGGATGCACTTGACGCGCTCTTCGACCACGGGTTCGATGGCGAACTCTCGTTCAGTTACGAGGGGTTCCGCGTCACCGTCTCCGGACCCGACGACGTCAACGTGACGAGCGAGAAACGACGCTAG
- the hisC gene encoding histidinol-phosphate transaminase, which translates to MQPRDLSDHVAYEAGRGIEEVARELGRDPSEFVKLASNENPHGPSPAAAVAIRETASSVSSYPKAAHADLTSAVADRWRVADEQVWLANGGDGAIDYLHRAVLEPGDSVLVPTPGFAYYGMSSRYHHGDVREYELSKADDFTQDAETVLESYDGDRLVFLTSPHNPTGSTIPLEEVAKLADATDDETLVVVDEAYGEFADRDSAVALLEGRDGFEARDDVAVLRTFSKAYGLAGVRLGYAIVPGEWADAYARVNTPFAASELACRAGIAAVDDDEHVERTVETARESRAYMREHIDAHVWESEGNFALVDVGDASAVAEEMQQRGVIVRDCSSFGLPGCIRITCGTEDETERAVETVNDVLADLDLEPGPSDGADEPDAEVADS; encoded by the coding sequence ATGCAACCGCGCGACCTGTCCGATCACGTCGCATACGAGGCGGGTCGAGGCATCGAGGAGGTCGCCCGCGAACTCGGGCGCGATCCCTCGGAGTTCGTCAAACTCGCCTCGAACGAGAACCCGCACGGTCCCTCGCCGGCCGCCGCCGTGGCCATCCGCGAGACGGCCTCGAGCGTGAGTTCCTACCCCAAAGCCGCCCACGCCGACCTCACGAGCGCCGTCGCCGACCGCTGGCGCGTCGCCGACGAGCAAGTCTGGCTGGCAAACGGCGGCGACGGGGCGATCGACTACCTCCACCGGGCGGTCCTCGAGCCCGGCGACAGCGTCCTCGTCCCCACGCCCGGCTTCGCCTACTACGGGATGAGTTCCCGGTACCACCACGGCGACGTCCGCGAGTACGAACTCTCGAAGGCCGATGATTTCACGCAGGACGCCGAGACGGTCCTCGAGAGCTACGACGGCGACCGGCTGGTCTTCCTCACCAGCCCGCACAACCCGACCGGCTCGACGATCCCGCTCGAGGAGGTCGCAAAACTCGCCGACGCAACTGACGACGAGACGCTGGTCGTCGTCGACGAGGCCTACGGCGAGTTCGCCGACCGGGACAGCGCCGTCGCCCTGCTCGAGGGCCGGGACGGGTTCGAGGCCCGCGACGATGTCGCGGTCCTGCGAACGTTCTCGAAGGCCTACGGGCTGGCCGGAGTCCGACTCGGCTACGCGATCGTTCCTGGGGAGTGGGCCGACGCCTACGCCCGCGTGAATACACCCTTCGCGGCGAGCGAACTCGCCTGCCGGGCCGGCATCGCCGCCGTCGACGACGACGAACACGTCGAGCGCACCGTCGAGACCGCCCGCGAGTCCCGCGCGTACATGCGCGAACACATCGACGCCCACGTCTGGGAGAGCGAGGGCAACTTCGCCCTCGTCGACGTGGGCGACGCCTCGGCCGTCGCCGAGGAGATGCAACAGCGGGGCGTCATCGTCCGCGACTGCTCGAGTTTCGGCCTTCCGGGCTGTATCCGCATCACCTGCGGTACCGAGGACGAGACCGAACGCGCCGTCGAGACGGTAAACGACGTGCTCGCGGATCTCGATCTCGAGCCGGGGCCATCGGACGGGGCCGACGAGCCGGACGCGGAGGTCGCCGACTCATGA
- the ligA gene encoding ATP-dependent DNA ligase LigA, with product MEFATFADRAGTIEAEPADLEIVAHVRELLADAGDDSEERRDSQDAVEPQTLEIAARFAQGRVFPAWDSTTLDIGPSACYEAIARAAGTNVSSDDVEDRLAEVGEIGDVAASYDFGGQQGLGAFTGGDTDGGTGGDLTVREVADTLADLAAAEGSGSHDRKVDLLFGLFNRCSSEEARYLARLVLSEMRIGVGEGTVRDAIADAFDVPEERVERALQVSNDYGQVARIACDEGVDGLDAMDLAVGRPVQAMLAQAGTVTDALEEWETAAVEWKYDGARVQLHHDPDGLGESGGSTAETRVFSRNMEEVTDALPEVVEFAASNLEEPAILDGEVVAIDEDGSPLPFQEVLKRFRRKHDVAKAREDVSVRPVFFDCLHAGGEDLLEEPLTARHDRLRSVLIGADSDAVDDAGSDAATVDDEDIEGLSLLWRTDDPDEIEAIDADALEAGHEGIMLKNPESTYSPGRRGKHWRKRKPDVETLDCVVTGAEWGEGRRATFLGTFELSVRAGDNLKTVGKVATGITDEKLAELTDLLEPHIAAEEGQAVDLEPEVVFEVGYEEIQSSPTYSSGYALRFPRFQGVRYDKDPEGADSLERIERLRE from the coding sequence ATGGAGTTCGCCACGTTCGCCGACCGCGCCGGGACGATCGAAGCCGAACCCGCCGACCTCGAGATCGTGGCTCACGTTCGGGAGCTGCTCGCCGACGCCGGCGACGATAGCGAGGAACGACGGGACTCGCAGGATGCGGTGGAACCGCAGACCCTCGAGATCGCCGCTCGCTTCGCGCAGGGGCGGGTGTTCCCCGCGTGGGATTCGACGACGCTCGACATTGGGCCGAGCGCGTGTTACGAGGCGATCGCCCGCGCCGCGGGGACGAACGTGAGCAGCGACGACGTCGAGGACCGACTCGCCGAGGTCGGCGAGATCGGCGACGTGGCCGCGAGTTACGACTTCGGCGGCCAGCAGGGGCTCGGTGCGTTCACTGGCGGCGACACCGACGGTGGGACCGGCGGCGACCTCACCGTCCGCGAGGTCGCCGACACGCTCGCGGACCTCGCCGCTGCCGAGGGGTCGGGCAGCCACGACCGCAAAGTCGACCTGCTCTTCGGACTGTTCAACCGCTGCTCGAGCGAGGAGGCGCGTTATCTCGCTCGACTCGTCCTCTCGGAGATGCGCATCGGCGTCGGCGAGGGGACCGTTCGGGACGCCATCGCCGACGCGTTCGACGTACCCGAAGAGCGAGTCGAGCGCGCGCTCCAAGTTTCGAACGACTACGGACAGGTCGCCCGGATCGCGTGCGACGAGGGGGTCGACGGACTGGACGCGATGGATCTCGCGGTCGGTCGCCCCGTCCAAGCGATGCTCGCACAGGCGGGGACGGTGACCGACGCGCTCGAGGAGTGGGAGACCGCCGCCGTCGAGTGGAAGTACGACGGGGCGCGGGTGCAGTTGCATCACGATCCCGATGGACTCGGCGAGTCCGGCGGATCGACGGCGGAGACGCGCGTCTTCTCGCGGAACATGGAGGAGGTCACCGACGCCCTGCCGGAAGTCGTCGAGTTCGCCGCGAGTAATCTCGAGGAGCCCGCAATTCTGGACGGCGAGGTCGTCGCGATCGACGAGGACGGCTCGCCGCTTCCCTTCCAAGAGGTGCTCAAGCGATTCCGTCGCAAGCACGACGTCGCGAAGGCCCGCGAGGACGTCTCGGTGCGGCCGGTCTTCTTCGACTGTCTACACGCCGGCGGGGAGGACTTGTTGGAAGAACCGTTGACGGCGCGCCACGACCGGCTTCGGTCGGTTCTGATCGGCGCTGACTCCGACGCTGTCGATGATGCCGGTTCCGACGCGGCCACCGTCGACGACGAGGACATCGAGGGCCTCTCCTTGCTCTGGCGGACCGACGACCCCGACGAGATCGAGGCGATCGACGCCGACGCGCTCGAGGCCGGTCACGAGGGGATCATGCTCAAGAACCCCGAGTCGACGTACTCGCCGGGCCGGCGGGGCAAACACTGGCGCAAGCGCAAACCGGACGTGGAGACGCTGGACTGCGTCGTGACCGGCGCGGAGTGGGGTGAGGGACGGCGCGCAACGTTCCTCGGCACGTTCGAACTCTCCGTGCGCGCGGGCGACAACTTGAAGACGGTCGGCAAGGTCGCGACCGGGATCACCGACGAGAAACTCGCGGAACTGACCGACCTGCTCGAGCCACACATCGCGGCCGAGGAGGGACAGGCGGTCGACCTCGAGCCCGAAGTCGTCTTCGAGGTCGGCTACGAGGAGATCCAGTCCTCGCCGACCTACTCGTCGGGCTATGCGCTGCGATTCCCGCGATTTCAGGGCGTGCGCTACGACAAGGATCCCGAGGGCGCGGACTCGCTCGAGCGGATCGAACGCCTTCGGGAGTGA
- a CDS encoding adenylate kinase family protein yields MRLAVTGTPGTGKTTATELLESRLADADSGDGDEPIADLEVIHLNRILEDEELYTEVDADRESKIADLDALSEWLAGRDDVVIESHLSHHVDADRVAVLRCEPTTLEERLLERGESDAKARENAESEALDVILSEAVEEHGLESVYEIDTTDRDPAAVADELEAVAAGERDPSAGGVDFVGYLT; encoded by the coding sequence ATGAGACTCGCCGTCACCGGCACGCCCGGCACCGGAAAGACGACCGCGACGGAACTGCTCGAGTCCCGACTGGCCGATGCGGACAGCGGCGACGGGGACGAGCCGATAGCCGACCTCGAGGTGATCCACCTCAACCGGATCCTCGAGGACGAGGAACTCTACACCGAGGTCGACGCCGATCGCGAGAGCAAGATCGCCGATCTCGACGCGTTGAGCGAGTGGCTTGCGGGCCGCGACGATGTCGTGATCGAATCGCACCTCTCCCATCACGTCGACGCCGATCGAGTCGCCGTGTTGCGGTGTGAGCCGACGACGCTCGAGGAGCGACTGCTCGAGCGCGGCGAGTCCGACGCGAAAGCTCGCGAGAACGCAGAGAGCGAAGCGCTCGACGTGATCCTCTCGGAGGCGGTCGAGGAACACGGCCTCGAGTCGGTCTACGAGATCGACACGACCGACCGCGATCCGGCCGCCGTCGCCGACGAACTCGAAGCGGTCGCGGCGGGCGAGCGCGACCCGAGCGCCGGCGGGGTCGACTTCGTGGGGTACCTGACATGA
- a CDS encoding toll/interleukin-1 receptor domain-containing protein: MTGEQVYVSHAPGDLDLVQDLFSTVKNFPFGVHIALEEIESGRSRKRLEGRLANSDLVVAVLTEDEAGNRWIEQEIGYAVAKGIPVLPLYDEGTGPHGYISDVEGVAIDRSDLTVTIFNLLCRLRGALAPLGALSVPNWYIRFPCTVPDCGHPVTLELEEGQTKLWKLHSHGKLLTAACASCESTYYFNPATIGFISRADGEETQSSARSRS, from the coding sequence ATGACTGGAGAACAGGTGTACGTTTCCCACGCGCCCGGTGACCTCGATCTCGTTCAGGACCTGTTCTCGACTGTCAAGAACTTCCCCTTCGGCGTGCATATCGCACTCGAGGAGATCGAGTCCGGCCGGTCGCGAAAGCGACTCGAGGGCCGACTCGCCAACAGCGATCTCGTCGTCGCGGTGTTGACCGAGGACGAGGCCGGAAACCGCTGGATCGAACAGGAAATCGGCTACGCGGTGGCGAAAGGGATCCCCGTCTTGCCGCTCTACGACGAGGGAACCGGTCCCCACGGCTACATCAGTGACGTCGAGGGCGTGGCGATCGATCGAAGCGATCTCACGGTGACGATCTTCAATCTGCTCTGTCGGCTGCGGGGGGCCCTCGCCCCGTTGGGGGCGCTGTCGGTCCCAAACTGGTACATTCGGTTCCCGTGTACGGTCCCCGACTGCGGGCACCCGGTCACGCTCGAACTCGAGGAGGGCCAGACGAAGCTCTGGAAACTCCACAGTCACGGCAAACTCCTGACGGCGGCGTGTGCGTCCTGCGAGTCGACGTACTACTTCAACCCGGCGACGATCGGCTTTATCAGCCGCGCGGACGGTGAGGAGACTCAGTCGTCGGCTCGGAGCCGCTCGTAG